The sequence GGAGCCGCGCTAAGGCGAGCGCCGACGGTTCGCGTCCCCGTAGCGCGCCGCAGGTTCACATGCAGAAATATGGAGCAGTATCATTTTAGTTGAGTCAGAAAACTCGTAAATCTGGAAAGAATGGTTGTGAAAGGATGGATATTCCAGATGCGAGATTATGACGATGACTTTAAAGAAGAAGCTATCAAATTGTCCTATGAATTAGGACCCACCAAAGCCTCCAGACAATTAGGCATACCTTCAACGACATTACGTACATGGCGCGACAAATTAAATAAACATGGCGATCAAGCCTTTGTAGGTAGTGGTCACCCGCGTATCGACCCTAAAACTGCAGATATAGCTGCATTGGAAAAGAAGATCAAAGAACTGGAATCAGCTAACGATATTTTGAAAAAAGCATTAGGTTTTTTCGCCGAGAGCCAAAAGAGATAGCTGCACGAGAACTATTCAGATTTATACGGGTACAAAAGATTAAAGAACCAACTAAGCATAGTATCAAAGAATTTTGTAAGGTACTAAAAGTTAGTGAGGCCGGTTATTACAAATGGCTACGCCTCCAAAATCGCCCCTATAAATATAATGACCTTTTGGCTAAAATCCTTGAGATTCGTGCAGAAAATCCGGACTATGGACCCTATCGAATTTATTTGGAGTTGAAGCTTTTTCACAATTACACCCAAAGCTATTATCTGATCCTGAAACTTTGCAAAGAGCATAAGCTTAGACTCAAGAAGAAGTTCTATGCCAAAGGGATTACCAAGGCAGATCCATCAGCACAAGCCAGTGAAAACTTGATTCAACAAGATTTTAGTGCCTCGTTACCTAATCAGAAGTGGCTGGGGGACATCACAGAAATCCCAACTTCTGACGGAAAGCTCTATCTTGCTGCAATACTAGACTGTTTTGACGGAAGCATTGTCGGGTTTAAAATGGCTGATAACATGAGAGCTGAGCTTTGCGTCGATGCCTTCTTATCTGCCGTCAAAAAATATCCAGCTACTGGAATGATCTTTCATAGCGACAGAGGAAGTCAATATACCAGTAAACTTTACCGAGAAACTTTGGCCCGGTATGAGGCAGTCCAAAGTATGAGCAATACCGGGAAATGTTTTGATAATGCTAGAATGGAATCGTTTTTTGCTACACTAAAGAAAGAGAAAATCTATAAGTACAAAACAGAAACCATGAGCATGAATGTTGTTAAAAGCATGATCTTTAGGTTTATAGAAGTCTACTATAATCGTAAAAGAATTTACACGACTAATGACGGCTATCCTCCTCTGATCAAGCGTTTAAACTATTACAAAGAGCAGTTAATAAAAGCATCTTAAAAAATGGGCAGTCAAGGTCTTGCTCCTCAAAATTGTCGCAAGACCCATCTCAATTATTTTATGGTGAAGTTCGTCAAGGTCAGGTTGTATTTTCCAGAGAAAAGATTTCTGGAAAATCTCCACCTTACCCTTGACTTCACACCAACTACCGGATATCAACAAGGGCAATCTTATGCCAGAATTACGAGTTTAGGGACTAAACTAAATTTGACAATTCCAATACCCAGAGGTTCGGACGCGCTCGCGAACCGTCCAGCGAGCCAGCGGCGCAACTCGCAGACGCGTGCAGACAAGCGCTCCGCCCCAAAGCTAGACAGAAGAACCGTCCCCTGTCTCCCAGGAGGTGTCTTCAGGCTAGTACAAAAAAAAACGCTTTGAACGGGCTTAAAAAGACGTTCAAAAGCGTTTTTTCTCACTATTAAGAGTCTATAACTGGATTGCTAATCATTCTTTAGCTAATCCTATCCCCCATCCCCTGATCCTTGGTATAAATCAATACCGCCTCTAAGCGGGATTTAGCGCCTAACTTTGACAAGATATTGCTGACATGGAAATCCACAGTGCGGTTTTTAATCTCCAAGGCAGCTGCGATCTCTTTATTGCGCAAGCCCTGGGCAATTAATTCGATGATTTCTTGTTCCTTGGGAGTCAGAAATGTACCGGATATTTTTTTTGACTCCATGGTATTCGTTCTCATCTCTTCGCCGACAATTACAGATCTAAGATAGGGGGCCATGTTTTGAGAAAAATAGTACTGACCACTACTGCTTGAGACCTGCAAGATTGCCGCTGTCATTTCACTTTTTGTACAGTCTTTAAGCAGAAAGCCATTAGCGCCTTTATTTAAGGAAGCATTAACATACCCCTCCGGGCTTTGTCCCGTAAGCATAATAATCTTAACATTGGGAGCTATCCCTTTAATTTTTTCGATCAAATCAGTTCCGCTGAAATCCGGCAGATTAATATCCAGTAATACCACGTCCGGATGTTTTGTCTGCACTAGTTTTAAACATTCACTGCCATTCTTAGCCGTTCCCACGACAGAGATATAGGACTCAGACGAAAGCAATG comes from Desulfosporosinus meridiei DSM 13257 and encodes:
- a CDS encoding transposase, whose product is MRDYDDDFKEEAIKLSYELGPTKASRQLGIPSTTLRTWRDKLNKHGDQAFVGSGHPRIDPKTADIAALEKKIKELESANDILKKALGFFAESQKR
- a CDS encoding IS3 family transposase codes for the protein MKEPTKHSIKEFCKVLKVSEAGYYKWLRLQNRPYKYNDLLAKILEIRAENPDYGPYRIYLELKLFHNYTQSYYLILKLCKEHKLRLKKKFYAKGITKADPSAQASENLIQQDFSASLPNQKWLGDITEIPTSDGKLYLAAILDCFDGSIVGFKMADNMRAELCVDAFLSAVKKYPATGMIFHSDRGSQYTSKLYRETLARYEAVQSMSNTGKCFDNARMESFFATLKKEKIYKYKTETMSMNVVKSMIFRFIEVYYNRKRIYTTNDGYPPLIKRLNYYKEQLIKAS
- a CDS encoding response regulator; its protein translation is MASSLEESLRVVVVDDHTLFAEGTVSLLSSESYISVVGTAKNGSECLKLVQTKHPDVVLLDINLPDFSGTDLIEKIKGIAPNVKIIMLTGQSPEGYVNASLNKGANGFLLKDCTKSEMTAAILQVSSSSGQYYFSQNMAPYLRSVIVGEEMRTNTMESKKISGTFLTPKEQEIIELIAQGLRNKEIAAALEIKNRTVDFHVSNILSKLGAKSRLEAVLIYTKDQGMGDRIS